Below is a window of Falco peregrinus isolate bFalPer1 chromosome 3, bFalPer1.pri, whole genome shotgun sequence DNA.
TTCTTTCCAGCTCATGTCACTACACAGTATATAGATTATTAGGTATGTGTGCAAATACTTACATCAGCATATTCATGGAATGGAGAAAGCCCAAGTCCCTTCCAGTAAGAGCTGGTGTCAAACTCAACCCTGTATATTCCTTCTACAAACTGTTCTTCTGTTGTGAGCTCATGGATCTCCCCATACTCTGTGGTTTTCCTGTAATAGTAACGTGTCTACatcaatattttatattgtcATTTAGATGCTAAACAGAAACGGCTCATGTAGAATATCAAATAGCAGAGGTGTTGCACAGCCACATTCTACACTGAATGGTTTCTAATCATCGGAAATAATTCCCTCCTCCTATGTAGTGTATGTTTCCGTATTGCAAAGTCTGTCCTTGCTACCAACTCATCCATATACATCGCAAATcaaagctggctggctgtttTGGTCATTTCTGTTGCTATGGCAGGGATTATAGTTAAGGtccttctttttaatattgtgtTTAAGTGCCCTCTGGAACCAAATGTTAGTAGCTTAGTTGTCATGATGAAAGGCAAGATGCCAAATTGCAAATTATAAttaaagagagaagagagattttagtggaaaattattttgttctctaGTTATTAGCACTGAGGCTGTAGGTTTTACCCCTATACACTGATGCAGTTTTATGTAACCCTAAGTGTTAGTGTCTTGGAAAAGCAATTTAATCATCACAAGATTTTATTCATTTGAATTACAACGCCTTGGTCAAAAAGCAGGGGCCTCTTCCACTGGGTGCCATATAAATTAGCAATAGGAATTCCCAGCTCAAAGAGATTATGCACTCTGCtcataacaaaaaaatgtgGGTGAATGAAATCCAGAAGACGGAAATACAGCTGGCATTACACCCTATCTGTTTGAAAAGGAGCAAGCTTTGTAGGACAgctgttgaaatatttatatacttaGCTCCTAAACCCCATTTATCTATTTTCccaccttttattttatttctggtttttttaccagggttttttttttcctgctgaaaatatttatttgatatTTATAGCACTTCATAACCACATGATATAGTTgaagggaaaatgaagaaagcttGAAGAACTTGATGAATTAGTGGAAATTTTCCATCTTACAGCAAGGAGTAGCTGTCtgggcagaaaacagaaaaatctaaggaggaagagagggaggggagaaagcaGTGACATGCTGCTTATCAGAGACAGAATCAGGTGTGctattgcagcttttcttttgcagctgctgcctcctccttcatcttatttgtcatctttattttggtttgaaaCATGGTTCAAAGGCAATTTGTGAAGTGTacacatctgttttcttttggtttaatTAGCACTTCCTGGCTTAAACTATATTGCCTTAATAAAAGGCAATAGGtaaaaggaagaattaaatTGTGAGTGTCCTTGAACCCATGAAACAGAATTGCTGAGATCCTGCAAAAGTGTTCAGTTAACAATAATTAACAATATAAGTTAACAATTCATGCATCTCTTACAAGTTCAATAGTCTAGACAAAAAaccaattaaaagaaaaaatggtgtCTGCctcaaaatcttttttcagGTAAACAAGTTTTAGTTTGAGAAAACTGTGGATGCAGCTTGAATGGTTTCCCTGATGGGTGCTGACCCAGAGTTGCAGATGTTAAAGATCCAGAACAGTTGGGAAACTGGAAGCAAGAGTTCACTTGGAGACTCTTGCCCACTACCAGGAGTTAATGGCACTTTCCTCCAATAACTTTTAGTTATTGAGTAGTAGCCATGCAGTGCGAGCTGTCTCACAAGCAAACCCTTCAGCATTACTGCTGCATTGACAGCCAACAGGACAGTGTGCAATTCAGAGTTTGGATGGGACTAGCACAAGGCAGAGGTGGCCCTGCATTCGGCCGTGGTAGCAAAGTGCTACAAGTGATTCCTTCTGAAtagcatttgtatttctgtctgAGTGGGGGAATAATTatagtgtggtttttttattcttaatagGACGTGAACTACCGGCATCTGCTGTAAGATGGACAATTAGCTTGAAAAAGCTGTGCTTTCCCAGCAAAAAATTTGCAAACCACTGGTTAAAGTTGCTATGGCTCCAGCCTTACCTGCAGTCCTGATCGTCTTTTTCACTGTCTGGACCTTAGTTTTATATTGTATCAAGGTTAAATCTATACCACACATGCCACGACATTTATGAACTCTTGGGGGACATATTGCACTGAGCTAAGCTCTGCCTTTAAATGCAGACTGCTGAAGAAATATCTCAGGATCATGAGTTATTATtttggagtttaaaaaaaaaaggggtggggggagaacCACTTCACatagacagatttttttctttttttttttctttttttctttttttcttttttctttttttcttttttctttttttctttttttctttttttctttttttcttctttcttctttcttctttcttcttttttctttcttttttcttttttcttttttcttttttcttcttttttcttttttcttttttcttttttcttttttctttcttttttcttttttcttttttcttttttcttttttcttttttctttttttctttttttctttttttcttttttcttttttcttttttctttttttcttttttcttttttcttttttctttttttctttttttctttttttctttttttctttttttctttttttctttttttctttttttctttttttctttttttctttttaatgaccTACAAGCGTTTGGTGAATACAACTCTTGAACTACATGGTAAGACCTAGACTTCCAAAAATGTGAAGTAGTAAGAAGGTCAAAACTAGTCATAGGAGGAGCTCATATAGAACCCAGATCACATGCTTCCCAGGTCTCTGTGCCCTAAAGCCTTCCTCAGAGTGTGTTGCAGCTCGAGTTACCTCTTACAAATTTTTGGCTCTTTAATATTGATAATATTGAAATAAGCCTCTTAATAAAGTCAGCGGTTGCTATGCTGACTTCCTCCCTGCCTTTTAAATACTATTACTCCAAATTCACCAGTTGCTAGGTGCACTTGTTTAATTCCCTAAAGTGCATTAgtaaagtaaaaacaaacaaacaaaaaggtaaaaaaataacatttgtagaaaaggcagcttttccaTATGCATCTGCTAGGTACCGTAACTTCAATATATTATTGACAGGAGTAGTTAGAGATTGTGTTCCTTAATTGCAGTCAGATTTTTATCTGGTTTAACACAGAGAAACTCTggttttccaaaaagaaaaaaacgtCAATCACATGCGAAAACCCAGTTCAAACAAGTGTCATCAGCTAAAGTCAGGGGTATCGCTGAAGCAGCCTTGGTTAAAATGCAAGTCAAAGGAAAGGTCAAAATCTTTACCTGCAATAAAATTAGTAATTTAATGTTCCTCCGCTATCTTTCCCCAGAAAAATGGTCCTCACTTGCCTAAGGTGAATCTTCTCAATTTATATTTAAGAAGTGATTTGATTTTCTCAGGGGTGTGTACTGACATGAAGTGTCAACAAAGGTTGGCTAAGAATAACTGCAGGGTTTGTCTCCTTGGGCTTCTTGAGAGCAGCATTGTAAACACAACAAGAAAACAGGCCCAAAAAGTGAGGGCATTTAACACCGGTGTTGCATTTATCTTATTCCTCtgtaaattgtattttgttACATGTTCAAGAACACTTGatgaaacatttgaaataatctGAGTTTCCTAAGAATGGCAAATACTTGCTAAGGACAAGACACTGtccttgtctctgctttccttgAAAACAATGTGTCATTTTTTCATGGGgtttctctttttattaaagTACATAAATACATTCTGAGAATCCTTTGTTCCTAGGTTAACACTCAGCATTTGTAAGTGGAggtgttttatttctccttcaaTCTAAcctttcttgttccttttcaaTGGGgaaaagttttataaaaatcaaCCCTTCAGATGGAGAAAAAGTCCTTTGTAGAGAAAGTCCTTCTTGTAGTCTTCTCCTCTcttatggttttgtttgtttcttggttttttttttccccctgcagctTTTATGTAAATCATGCTATAAAAATCCTAGTAAGACAGTTGGATGCTCTGGTGGCTGCTGTCCATGCTTCTGCTTGGCATTCTGTGCTTGACTATTCTGCTGTTACTGGAGGTTTCTCTTGACTTCTTTAAAAAGGTGATTCAATGAGTTATCACAATGAAACTTAAATGCCACACCTATTTGAATGTTAGCGAGCTGTATTCCTTTGTTACCCTTACTTTTCCCACAGACTGAAGATAATGCTATTATTGCCTGCCCCTCAGTGATGTTCTGAGGATGCTTTGCAAGCATTAAGCTGTCATTCTagcaaaagccatgcaaagCTATGGAAATGACCACAAACAAATGCTGAGATTGTGTTTCTATATTGTATTACGATGGGATTCTTTAAAACTCTCTGGTCAAGGAGTTTCTTCCAACCAGCTTGTTTGTTATGCAGGAGAAGATGACGAATGTGCTCATTATTTGTATGTGCTCGCAGAGAGGATTTTGTTTGTGACTGCTGCAAATAAAGCTCTATATCCATTGCATATGAAGACAGTAGGTTAGTCCAGATTGCCTACAAAATTCTGgtaaatagggttttttttgtttgtttggtttttttggggtttgttgggtttttttgtagaaaagaaatataGTACTGAAGctaggagaaaaataatgacTAAACCTACTCCCTTACAAAGATAAGATGAGCATCTCAACATATTTTTGTGATTAGCATGTATTTCAGTTGTGAGTAATTTCTTCTTGAATTGAATCTGATGGATTTTAGACCAGCATTCACATGCTGTTAACAGTGATAGTGTGAAATGTGCTCAAAAACATACTGCTTTTTTAATCAGAGCTCCATTCAATTGCTTGCCTGAGGCACTTTGGAAATGGCTCCATAAGACCGTATAACTTACCCAGTAGCAAAGTCCTGCCAGCTTCCATCTCCAGCCTTTTTAAAGACTTTAACAGCTACGTTAGCTGCAGGACTTCCTCTGACTGCATCCAGCACTTTCACCATGAGAGGGCATTTGGAATCAACAGAGCCATGGGAGACCTtggggaaagcaggagaggTTGTATAGGAGCTGTTCACCAGCCCTGCAAAAACCTTCTTCCAAAGATGAGTTCTTATTGCAGAATTAACGTTGACTTAAAAGCAAGCTCTTTGCCAAATGGTATTCAAAGTTAGTTCACAAACATCTGTTTCTTATAGTGGAGTGTCTTAGAGCTTGATGCTAATAACTTTactacatgcacacacacatgcatacacaaaCAGATTGCTTGATAAATATTTAGAGCTGCGTATGGCCCTGGGAAAATGTTGTAAAGTATACCTTTTTAATGAGGTCACAAATTAAACAGTAGTTAGTTATTATAACTGCAGGCAGAGTGTGTTAGCCTAGGAAACTAAACGAGAAATACCTATGAGATCCATAGGGCTGAaagaatatttgtttcttaAGCTTCATTATACTTTAAGAAATCCTTAGTCAttcttcaaaaaatatttttttagtgctttaaagaagcatttttttggtGAAGAAGGTAAAGTTACGTCTATATTGAAGTTATGGGATGTGAGTCacaaaatgacagaaacagacagaaataaaaggtcACACCTCCTAGACCCCTGACCCTTTCATAATAACCTAAAATAGATGGgtaaatggcaaaataaagttttaagaATTCTGAAGAAGCCACTTAAAAATGGTAGTAAAATAACACTCCAGCAAAGCCTAATGGTTACAGAATTTCATGGATGAGGAGGATGCTAGTCATCTAGAAACTCTAGATTATCATTCTTGTAATGATTGAGTTTGAATAAAAGAAGACTCACCAGTGGTGcagcttcagagaaaaataccaGTCCAGCTAAGAAAACAAGGAGCACAGAGTGGAAGGTCATTCTGTCTGCTGTTAGTGAGCCTTGGTGCCAGCAGCTAGGAGCTGAGGGGATTTGGGATTTTATAGCCAATCTGACAACAAAACAGGCTGCTTATTGGGTGCCCATATGACTCCAAATCTGCTgattctgattattttcttagTA
It encodes the following:
- the TTR gene encoding transthyretin precursor encodes the protein MTFHSVLLVFLAGLVFFSEAAPLVSHGSVDSKCPLMVKVLDAVRGSPAANVAVKVFKKAGDGSWQDFATGKTTEYGEIHELTTEEQFVEGIYRVEFDTSSYWKGLGLSPFHEYADVVFTANDSGHRHYTIAALLSPFSYSTTAVVSDPQE